From the Mycoplasmatota bacterium genome, one window contains:
- a CDS encoding TIGR00282 family metallophosphoesterase, with translation MNILFIGDIYGSLGRSTVKKYLPKIKNQYSINFIIANGENAAHGRGITESMYKEFLEQGIQVVTMGNHTFDNRDIFNFIDNTKNLIRPANMDSSVPGKGYNIYNYNNYKIAVINLGGRTFMTPMNCPFRTFDEIYEKVKNITPNIIVDFHAEATSEKIALGYYADGRASAVIGTHTHVTTADNRVLEKQTAYITDVGMTGPLNGVIGVSKEGVINRFINGLPTRFIPVEDGDVQFNAVLLSINEKTGKAQKIERINYIEKKLSV, from the coding sequence ATGAATATTCTGTTTATTGGTGATATCTATGGATCACTAGGACGTTCAACAGTTAAAAAGTATTTGCCGAAAATTAAAAATCAATATTCGATTAATTTCATTATTGCCAATGGTGAGAATGCAGCTCATGGTAGAGGAATAACAGAATCAATGTATAAAGAGTTTCTTGAACAAGGAATTCAAGTAGTGACCATGGGAAATCATACCTTTGATAATCGGGATATTTTTAATTTTATTGATAATACTAAAAATTTAATTAGACCAGCGAATATGGATAGTTCTGTACCTGGAAAAGGTTATAATATTTATAATTATAATAATTATAAAATCGCTGTTATTAATCTAGGTGGTAGAACTTTCATGACTCCAATGAATTGCCCATTTCGAACTTTTGATGAAATATATGAAAAAGTTAAAAATATAACCCCTAATATTATAGTCGATTTTCATGCGGAAGCAACAAGTGAAAAAATTGCTTTAGGTTATTATGCTGATGGAAGAGCATCTGCTGTTATCGGAACTCATACACATGTAACAACTGCAGATAATAGAGTTTTGGAGAAGCAAACAGCTTATATAACAGATGTTGGTATGACAGGACCTTTAAATGGGGTTATCGGTGTTAGTAAAGAGGGGGTTATTAATCGTTTTATTAATGGATTACCTACTCGATTTATTCCTGTTGAAGATGGTGATGTTCAATTTAATGCTGTTTTACTATCGATTAATGAAAAGACAGGAAAAGCACAAAAAATTGAAAGAATTAATTACATAGAAAAGAAATTAAGTGTATAA
- the rny gene encoding ribonuclease Y yields MEVYHLKDQGVLIISILLAALVGTLIGYFIRSYFYENKIARSKEKAQQIIDEATKEAESRKRQTLIEIKEEQHKIKIETERELKERKAIVLELEKRVTNREESLDNRQKSITRREEQLSYKEEKLENKSSELKQKEEKIIEKLLEQDKLLQEISGYTKEQAKDILMQKVQEEISMEIAQYIKDEEEKAKFEADKKAKGYISLAIQKYASDMASEKTVSVVSLPDDDMKGRIIGREGRNIRTIETLTGVDLIIDDTPEAVVLSCFDPIRREVAKLALETLVQDGRIHPARIEEVVEKSRRDVEGRIRDLGEEAVFETTIGRLHPDLVKLLGRLNYRTSYGQNVLRHSIETAFIAGKLAAEIGEDEVLAKRAGLLHDIGKAVDHEVEGSHVEIGHKIAQKYRENPVVLDAIASHHGDVEPKSVIASLVAAADALSAARPGARSESLENYVNRLEKLEEISNSFEGVDKSYAIQAGREVRVLVKPDNINDLEIHRLARDVKKKIEDQLNYPGTIKVTVIRETRAIEVAK; encoded by the coding sequence TAGCTCGTTCGAAAGAAAAAGCCCAACAAATTATTGATGAAGCAACAAAAGAAGCAGAAAGCAGAAAACGTCAAACCTTAATTGAAATTAAGGAAGAACAACACAAGATTAAAATAGAAACTGAACGTGAATTAAAAGAAAGAAAGGCAATTGTTTTAGAACTTGAGAAAAGAGTAACTAACCGAGAAGAGAGTTTAGATAATCGACAAAAGTCGATTACAAGAAGAGAAGAACAATTGTCTTACAAAGAAGAAAAACTTGAAAACAAAAGTAGTGAATTAAAACAAAAAGAAGAAAAAATTATTGAGAAGTTGCTTGAACAAGATAAATTATTACAAGAAATCTCTGGTTATACAAAAGAACAAGCCAAAGATATTTTAATGCAAAAAGTTCAAGAAGAAATTTCTATGGAAATTGCTCAATATATTAAAGATGAAGAAGAAAAAGCTAAGTTTGAGGCCGATAAAAAGGCCAAAGGATATATCTCACTCGCTATTCAAAAATATGCTTCTGACATGGCAAGTGAAAAAACTGTATCCGTTGTAAGTTTACCTGATGATGATATGAAAGGACGTATTATTGGTAGAGAAGGTAGAAATATCAGAACAATCGAAACATTAACAGGTGTAGATTTAATTATTGATGATACACCAGAAGCGGTCGTTTTGTCATGCTTTGATCCAATAAGACGTGAGGTTGCAAAATTAGCACTTGAAACATTAGTTCAAGATGGACGTATCCATCCAGCGAGAATAGAAGAAGTTGTCGAAAAATCAAGACGTGATGTGGAAGGTCGCATTAGAGATCTTGGTGAAGAAGCAGTATTTGAGACAACCATTGGAAGATTGCATCCAGATTTAGTAAAATTGTTAGGTCGCTTAAATTATCGTACAAGTTATGGGCAAAATGTATTAAGACATTCAATAGAAACAGCATTTATTGCAGGTAAGTTAGCAGCAGAAATTGGAGAAGATGAAGTTTTAGCAAAACGTGCAGGATTACTTCATGATATCGGAAAAGCTGTGGATCATGAAGTAGAAGGAAGCCATGTTGAAATTGGTCACAAAATTGCGCAAAAATATCGAGAAAATCCTGTTGTTTTAGATGCAATTGCTTCTCACCATGGTGATGTAGAACCAAAATCAGTTATTGCATCTCTTGTTGCTGCAGCTGATGCTTTATCTGCCGCACGACCTGGTGCAAGAAGTGAATCATTAGAAAATTATGTAAATCGTTTAGAAAAGTTAGAAGAAATTTCAAATTCGTTTGAAGGTGTCGATAAATCTTATGCAATTCAGGCTGGACGTGAAGTTCGTGTACTAGTAAAACCTGATAATATTAACGATTTAGAGATTCATCGTTTAGCTCGAGATGTTAAGAAGAAAATTGAGGATCAACTTAATTATCCAGGAACTATAAAAGTAACAGTCATTCGTGAAACAAGAGCAATTGAAGTTGCTAAGTAG